From a single Fusarium fujikuroi IMI 58289 draft genome, chromosome FFUJ_chr03 genomic region:
- a CDS encoding probable pre-mRNA splicing factor: protein MSRHHPDLVMCRKQAGIAIGRLCDKCDGKCPVCDSYVRPTTLVRICDECSFGNYQNKCVVCGGEGISDAFYCFECTRLEKDRDGCPKIINLGSSRTDLFYQKKTNRTTQY from the exons ATGTCTCGCCATCATCC CGATCTTGTCATGTGTCGCAAACAGGCCGGTATTGCCATCGGTCGTCTCTGTGATAAGTGTGATGGCAAATGCCCAGTTTGCGACTCCTACGTTCGCCCCACGACGCTCGTGCGCATTTGTGACGAATGTAGCTTCGGCAACTACCAGAATAAATGCGTTGTGTGCGGTGGTGAGGGCATCTCGGACGCGTTCTACTGTTTTGAATGTACTCGCCTTGAAAAGGATCGCGACGGATGTCCTAAGATCATAAACCTTGGCAGTTCGAGAACAGAT TTATTTTACCAAAAGAAAACGAATCGTACAACGCAATACTAG
- a CDS encoding probable P-type amino-phospholipid-ATPase, whose translation MAGRPPGGGFDTGHTNNRDDLLLDLDNDQPIYNGGQRSNLNDDDLMRFHEQNQDPPPGRTSVSYDDFVGARDANHASTAQPAGGLGVPPRSGPGSNPYLTRQYSQTSELGNYQRYADDFDDYPVEGDSYYHQDGGARVDETTPGLGRNNARNRNSVLGLGGGFIGKVKNRLGLGQGYSEMDLPLTEPGHERGDSVGGNSHQPPQQAQKGRFDMGNFKFGFGRSKPDPSTLGPRLIYLNNPPANAANKYVDNHISTAKYNVATFLPKFLYEQFSKFANIFFLFTAALQQIPNLSPTNPYTTIAPLIVVLIISAVKELVEDYRRKQADNALNTSKARVLRGSTFQETKWINVAVGDIIRVESEEPFPSDLVLLASSEPEGLCYIETANLDGETNLKIKQGLPETSSMVSPNELSRLGGRIKSEQPNSSLYTYEATLTMQTGGGEKEFALNPEQLLLRGATLRNTPWVHGVVVFTGHETKLMRNATAAPIKRTKVERKLNMLVLLLVGILLVLSIVCTVGDLIQRKVEGDALSYLFLDPTNTAGQITQTFLKDMVTYWVLFSALVPISLFVTVELVKYWHGILINDDLDMYYDKNDTPATCRTSSLVEELGMVEYVFSDKTGTLTCNQMEFKQCSIAGIQYSEDVPEDRRPTMVDGVEVGLFDYKALKSNLANGHETAPAIDHFLSLLATCHTVIPEMDEKGGIKYQAASPDEGALVAGALDLGFKFTARKPKSVIIDANGRELEYELLAVCEFNSTRKRMSTIYRCPDGKIRCYCKGADTVILERLNDQNPHVEVTLRHLEEYASEGLRTLCLAMREIPENEFQEWYKIYDTAQMTVGGNRAEEVDKASEIIEKDFFLLGATAIEDRLQDGVPETIHTLQQANIKVWVLTGDRQETAINIGMSCKLLSEDMMLLIVNEETAVATRDNIQKKMDAIRTQGDGTIETETLALIIDGKSLTFALEKDLEKLFLDLAIMCKAVICCRVSPLQKALVVKLVKKYQKESILLAIGDGANDVSMIQAAHIGIGISGEEGLQAARSADVAIAQFRFLRKLLLVHGAWSYQRVTKTILFSFYKNIALYMTQFWYTFQNVFSGQVIYESWTLSFYNVFYTVLPPLALGILDQFISARLLDRYPQLYMMGQQNYFFRFKVFTQWIGNAIYHSIVLYIWAQLFWYGDLIQGDGKIAGHWVWGTALYGATLLTVLGKAALVTNNWTKYHVLAIPGSMAIWYVLTAVYGIVAPMAGVSMEYFGTIPRIYESPVFWLQTVCLAIMCLLRDFVWKYVKRMYRPQTYHHIQEIQKYNIQDYRPRMEQFQKAIRKVRQVQRMRKQRGYAFSQADESQTRVLQAYDTTKHRGRYGEMASSRPAGR comes from the exons ATGGCTGGGCGACCGCCTGGAGGAGGTTTCGATACCGGACACACGAATAATCGCGACGATCTGTTACTCGACCTCGACAATGACCAACCTATTTACAATGGCGGACAGCGCTCCAATCTCAACGATGACGACCTGATGCGCTTTCACGAACAAAATCAAGACCCCCCGCCAGGTCGTACCTCTGTGTCCTATGACGACTTCGTCGGTGCTCGAGACGCGAATCACGCTTCGACCGCACAACCTGCCGGCGGGTTGGGTGTACCGCCCAGATCTGGTCCAGGTTCGAATCCCTACCTTACGAGACAGTATAGCCAAACTTCCGAACTCGGCAATTACCAACGCTACGCTGATGATTTCGATGATTATCCCGTCGAAGGCGACTCGTACTATCATCAAGATGGAGGGGCAAGAGTTGACGAGACTACCCCGGGCCTTGGTAGGAACAACGCGCGGAATCGAAACAGCGTCTTGGGCCTTGGTGGAGGGTTTATTGGTAAAGTCAAGAATAGGTTAGGCCTCGGTCAAGGATATTCAGAGATGGATCTGCCTCTGACAGAACCCGGCCATGAACGAGGAGATTCCGTTGGAGGGAACTCTCATCAGCCACCGCAGCAGGCTCAGAAGGGCAGGTTTGATATGGGCAACTTCAAGTTTGGATTTGGCCGATCGAAGCCGGATCCATCAACCCTTGGTCCTCGACTcatataccttaataatcCGCCAGCCAATGCCGCCAACAAGTATGTCGATAACCATATCTCGACTGCGAAATACAACGTCGCAACATTCCTACCGAAATTTCTGTACGAACAATTCTCAAAGTTTGCcaacatcttcttcttgtttaCTGCCGCGCTTCAGCAGATCCCCAATTTGTCACCAACGAATCCCTACACAACTATTGCACCTCTCATAGTGGTGCTTATTATATCTGCTGTCAAGGAATTGGTTGAAGACTACCGCAGAAAGCAAGCCGATAATGCTCTCAATACTTCCAAAGCGCGGGTCCTACGAGGTTCAACTTTCCAGGAAACGAAGTGGATCAATGTGGCCGTCGGAGACATAATACGAGTGGAATCGGAAGAACCTTTCCCTTCTGATCTAGTTCTTTTGGCTAGTTCTGAGCCCGAAGGTCTCTGTTATATCGAAACAGCAAACCTTGATGGCGAAACaaacctcaagatcaaacaaGGGCTGCCAGAAACTTCCTCAATGGTTTCACCCAATGAGCTTAGCAGGCTGGGAGGACGTATCAAGTCGGAACAACCCAATAGTAGTCTTTACACATATGAGGCAACTTTGACAATGCAGACTGGAGGCGGAGAAAAGGAATTTGCTCTTAATCCAGAGCAACTCCTTCTCAGAGGTGCTACTTTGCGAAACACGCCTTGGGTTCACGGTGTTGTAGTGTTTACTGGCCACGAAACGAAACTCATGCGAAATGCTACTGCTGCTCCTATTAAGCGTACCAAGGTCGAGAGGAAACTCAACATGCTTGTCCTCTTATTGGTAGGTATCTTACTGGTTTTGAGTATTGTGTGTACTGTTGGAGATTTGATACAGCGAAAGGTCGAAGGCGATGCTCTCTCCTACCTCTTTCTGGATCCCACTAACACTGCTGGTCAAATCACTCAAACATTTCTCAAGGACATGGTCACATACTGGGTTCTGTTTTCGGCACTGGTTCCCATTTCTCTCTTCGTCACCGTGGAGCTGGTGAAATATTGGCACGGAATCCTGATCAACGATGATCTCGACATGTACTACGATAAAAACGATACACCTGCTACTTGCCGAACGTCAAGCTTGGTCGAGGAACTGGGTATGGTTGAATACGTATTCTCAGACAAGACTGGAACCCTCACCTGTAATCAGATGGAGTTCAAACAGTGTTCGATTGCCGGAATTCAATACTCGGAAGATGTGCCAGAGGATCGTCGCCCAACTATGGTAGACGGCGTTGAAGTCGGTCTTTTCGATTACAAGGCGCTCAAATCTAATCTCGCCAACGGACACGAGACTGCCCCTGCCATCGATCACTTCTTGTCCCTGCTCGCAACTTGCCATACTGTCATTCcggagatggatgagaaaGGAGGTATCAAGTACCAAGCTGCTTCTCCTGATGAAGGCGCTTTGGTCGCCGGTGCCCTGGATCTCGGGTTCAAGTTCACTGCTCGAAAGCCAAAGTCGGTCATCATCGATGCCAACGGCCGCGAACTTGAATATGAACTTCTTGCCGTTTGCGAATTTAACTCAACTCGAAAGCGAATGTCAACTATTTACCGATGCCCAGATGGAAAGATTCGATGCTATTGTAAGGGTGCCGATACCGTTATTCTCGAACGACTCAATGATCAAAATCCGCATGTGGAAGTTACACTCCGACATCTTGAGGAGTACGCCTCTGAAGGTCTACGAACGCTATGCTTGGCTATGCGAGAAATTCCCGAGAATGAGTTCCAGGAATGGTACAAGATTTACGATACTGCCCAGATGACTGTTGGCGGCAACCGCGCTGAGGAAGTGGACAAGGCTTCGGAGATTATCGAgaaagatttctttttactcGGCGCAACTGCCATCGAGGATCGCCTTCAAGATGGCGTTCCAGAGACAATTCACACTTTACAACAGGCCAATATTAAAGTTTGGGTTTTGACTGGAGATCGTCAAGAAACCGCCATTAACATCGGGATGAGTTGCAAGCTACTCAGCGAAGACATGATGCTTCTGATCGTCAACGAGGAAACGGCAGTTGCTACACGAGACAATATTcaaaagaagatggatgCCATCAGGACGCAGGGCGATGGTACAATCGAAACAGAAACATTGGCTTTGATCATTGATGGAAAGTCTTTGACATTCGCTCTCGAAAAGGATTTGGAAAAACTGTTCCTTGACTTAGCCATTATGTGCAAGGCCGTCATTTGCTGCCGTGTGTCTCCTCTTCAAAAGGCCCTTGTTGTAAAGCTGGTCAAGAAGTATCAAAAGGAGTCCATTCTTCTCGCTATTGGCGATGGAGCAAATGATGTCTCCATGATTCAGGCTGCACATATTGGCATTGGTATTAGTGGTGAAGAAGGTCTTCAGGCCGCACGAAGTGCGGATGTTGCTATCGCTCAATTCCGCTTTCTCCGAAAGTTATTGCTGGTTCATGGTGCATGGAGTTATCAGCGTGTCACGAAGACGATTTTGTTCTCATTCTACAAGAACATCGCGTTATATATGACCCAATTCTGG TACACATTCCAAAACGTATTTTCTGGTCAGGTTATCTACGAGTCATGGACACTATCCTTCTACAACGTTTTTTACACCGTTCTGCCCCCTCTGGCGCTCGGTATTCTGGATCAGTTCATCTCAGCTCGCTTGCTGGATCGATACCCCCAGCTTTACATGATGGGCCAACAGAACTATTTCTTCCGATTTAAAGTTTTCACACAGTGGATAGGCAACGCTATCTACCATTCTATTGTGCTGTACATTTGGGCGCAGCTCTTCTGGTATGGTGACCTTATCCAAGGAGATGGCAAGATTGCTGGTCATTGGGTGTGGGGTACGGCGCTCTACGGCGCCACTCTCCTCACCGTCCTAGGTAAGGCTGCTCTAGTCACCAACAACTGGACAAAGTACCATGTCCTCGCCATACCTGGAAGCATGGCCATTTGGTACGTGCTTACGGCCGTCTATGGCATCGTAGCGCCTATGGCAGGCGTGTCCATGGAGTACTTCGGTACCATACCAAGGATCTACGAAAGCCCTGTGTTTTGGCTTCAAACGGTCTGCCTCGCCATTATGTGCCTCTTGCGTGACTTTGTCTGGAAGTATGTGAAGCGTATGTACCGACCACAAACATACCATCATATCCAGGAAATCCAGAAGTACAATATTCAGGACTATCGACCCAG AATGGAGCAGTTTCAGAAAGCAATTCGGAAAGTGCGACAAGTGCAACGCATGCGTAAACAACGCGGATATGCCTTCTCGCAAGCAGACGAGAGTCAAACACGTGTGCTCCAAGCATACGATACCACGAAGCATCGTGGACGATATGGTGAAATGGCCAGCTCAAGGCCAGCGGGCAGGTGA